In the genome of Verrucomicrobiota bacterium, the window GGAGAACTCGATATGGTGGCATTCACTCAACTGTTGTCTGATCGAACTCGCTTGGTTTCGGTGGTTCATGCTTCCAATTCTTTGGGTACGATCAATCCCGTAAAAACCATCGTTGAGAAAGCCCACGCGGCTGGTGCAAAAGTGCTCTTGGATGGAGCTCAGGCGGTCGGCCATTTCCCTGTTGATGTTCAGGATCTGGATTGTGACTTTTATGTGTTTTCAGGTCACAAGTTATTTGGGCCTACGGGTATTGGTGCAATATACGGAAAGTACGATTTATTGGAAACACTCCCTCCTTACCAAGGTGGGGGCGATATGATAAGCAAAGTAACCTTTGAAAAAACAACTTTCAAAGAGCCTCCCGGCAGGTTTGAGGCCGGCACGCCCCATATTAGTGGGGCTATTGCTTTGGCTGCTTCGATCCGGTATCTTGAAGGTTTAGACCGTTCGGCTTTACTTGCACATGAGCATGAGCTTCTTGAATACGGAACCAAGCTACTTTCCCGGTGCGAGGGAATCACCCTGATTGGGACTGCCAAAAACAAGGTTAGTATTCTTTCATTTACCATGGAAGGGAGTCATCCGCACGACATTGCGACGATTCTTGATTCAGATGGAATCGCCATTCGGGCGGGTCATCATTGTACTCAACCTCTTTTGCAACGCTTTGGAGTTTCTGCGACAGCTCGTGCCTCCTTCGCATTTTACAATACAAAGAACGAAATTGATAAGCTGGTTGAATCCCTTAAAAAGATTCAGGTTCTGTTCGCCTAATGTCAGACCTTACTCAGTTGTACCAAGAAATAATTCTTGGTCATAATAAGAACCCCAGAAATTACCAGACACTCGAAAATTATTCTGGTAAGGCCGAAATAAACAACCCGCTCTGTGGGGATGAAGTTTCGGTCTACTGGAATATCGAAGACGAGGTGTTTTCTGAAATAACTTTCCAGGCCCAAGGTTGTGCAATCTCTCGATCCTCTGCGTCAATGATGACCGAGTTGTTAAAAGGTAAATCCCTGGAAGAGTCCAAACGCTTGTATTCTGAACTGTTCAATTTTCTTTCGGTTTCAGATCCTTCAGAAAGTATGGGTGATGAGTTTGGCGAACTGGCAGCACTTTCCGGTGTCCGTAAGTACCCTTCACGAATCAAGTGCGCTACTCTCGCCTGGCAGGCGTTATTGGGCAAAAAATAAGGCAGCCCTTTTTCAAGGACTGCCTTATGAAAGAGTGTTGTTTTATTTAGAACTTAATTTTTATCCCTGCCTGGGCTCTCCAACGCGAAAGGTTGGCGAATGTACCAGTTCTGATACTTGTAGTCGGATCAGTGCTGTAGTTATAAATAATGCGGCCATCACTCGATATGCGGAGAAAACAAAAC includes:
- a CDS encoding SUF system NifU family Fe-S cluster assembly protein, translated to MSDLTQLYQEIILGHNKNPRNYQTLENYSGKAEINNPLCGDEVSVYWNIEDEVFSEITFQAQGCAISRSSASMMTELLKGKSLEESKRLYSELFNFLSVSDPSESMGDEFGELAALSGVRKYPSRIKCATLAWQALLGKK
- a CDS encoding cysteine desulfurase, producing MSFDVTAVRNDFPILHTLVGKKELVYLDNAATTQKPQSVIDTIDHFYSTSNANIHRGVHYLAELATEEYEESRRVVGRFLNAKSENEIVFVKGTTEGINLIAHSFGKRYIHAGDEILISTMEHHANIVPWQLLCESTGALLKIIPVSDTGELDMVAFTQLLSDRTRLVSVVHASNSLGTINPVKTIVEKAHAAGAKVLLDGAQAVGHFPVDVQDLDCDFYVFSGHKLFGPTGIGAIYGKYDLLETLPPYQGGGDMISKVTFEKTTFKEPPGRFEAGTPHISGAIALAASIRYLEGLDRSALLAHEHELLEYGTKLLSRCEGITLIGTAKNKVSILSFTMEGSHPHDIATILDSDGIAIRAGHHCTQPLLQRFGVSATARASFAFYNTKNEIDKLVESLKKIQVLFA